A region of the Mesoterricola sediminis genome:
CGCCCAGCGACGCCTCCGCGGCCGTGGCCTACGCCCCGGCGGCGGTCCCGTCCGACCTGGCTGGGCTGGCCGAGGCGCCCGCCCAGGCCCTGCTCTTCGAGCTGGCGGGGCTGCCCGACGCCATGCGGGTCATGGCCCGCGAGCACAGCGCCACGGCCCTGGCCCGGCAGCTGCTGGCGGTGGCCAAGGCCTTCTCCGGCTTCTACACCAACTGTCCCATCCTCTGGGCCGAGAACGCCCCCGAGGTCCGGGACGCGCGGCTCGCCCTGTGCGTGGCGACGGCGAGGGCCCTGCGCCAGGGCCTGTTCCTCCTCGGGATCCAGGCCCCGGAGGAGATGTGAGTTTCCTTGATCGACTTTGTCCAGCGGGGGGGGTGAAGCCATGACCAAGTTCGTGTTCGTGACCGGGGGGGTTCTCTCCAGCCTGGGCAAGGGGATCGCCGCGGCGTCCCTGGGAGCCCTGCTGGAGGCCAGGGGGCTGAAGGTCACCCTGATGAAGATGGACCCCTACCTCAACGTGGATCCGGGCACCATGAGCCCCTTCCAGCACGGGGAGGTGTTCGTCACCGACGACGGCGCCGAGACAGACCTGGACCTGGGCCACTACGAGCGCTTCACCTCGGTGCCCACCAGCCGGAACCACACCATCACCACCGGCCGGATCTACAACACGGTGATCCAGAAGGAGCGCCGGGGCGACTACCTGGGCAAGACCGTCCAGGTGATCCCGCACATCACGGACGAGATCAAGGCCACCATGCGCAAGGTCGCCAAGGACGTGGACGTCGTCCTGGTCGAGATCGGCGGCACGGTGGGCGACATCGAGAGCCAGCCCTTCCTCGAGGCCATCCGCCAGTTCAAGCTCGAGGCGGGCTACGGCAACGCCATCAACATGCACCTGACCTACGTGCCCTACATCAAGGCCGCCGGCGAGCTGAAGTCCAAGCCCACCCAGCACAGCGTCAAGGAGCTGCGGGCCCTGGGCATCCAGCCCGAGGTGCTGGTGTGCCGCGCCGACGTGGAGATCCCCCGGTCCCTCAAGGACAAGATCGCCATGTTCTGCTCCGTGGCCCCCGACGCGGTCTTCAGCTGCAAGGACGCCACCACGATCTACGAGGTGCCCCTCAACCTGCACCTGGAGGGCCTGGACGCCAAGGTGGCCTCCCTCCTCAACCTGCCGGACCGGGAGCCCGACCTCACCCCCTGGCACGACCTGCTCCACCGGATCCGCAACCCGAAGGGCAGCGTCCGCATCGGCATCGTCGGCAAGTACGTGGAGTTCAAGGAGAGCTACAAGTCCCTGATCGAGGCCCTGAACCACGCCGGCTACGGCCTGGAGACCCAGGTCGAGCTCAAGTGGATCGAGGGCGAGGAGCTGGACCACGGGCAGGTGGAGGACTTCCTCGCCGACTGCCACGGCATCCTGGTGCCCGGCGGGTTCGGCGTGCGCGGGACCTCCGGCATGATCAAGGCCATCCGCTACGCCCGCGAGAACCGGGTGCCGTTCTTCGGGATCTGCCTCGGCATGCAGATGGCGAGCGTCGAGTACGCCCGGCACAAGGCCGGCCTGGACGGGGCCGACTCCACGGAGTTCGAGGAGAATCCCCGCCACCGGGTGATCTTCAAGCTGAGGGAGCTCGTGGACGTGGAGGAGCTGGGCGGCACCATGCGCCTGGGCGCCTACCCCTGCGTGCTCAAGGAGGGCAGCCAGGCCGCGAAGGCCTACGGCAGCACCCTGATCTCCGAGCGCCACCGCCACCGCTACGAGTTCAACCAGGCCGAGTTCCGGGCCCCCCTGGAGCAGAACGGCCTGTCCTTCACGGGGCTCTCCCCCGACGGCACCTTCGTGGAGATCGTGGAGATCGCCGACCATCCGTACTTCCTCGGGTGCCAGTTCCATCCCGAGTTCAAGAGCAAGCCCCTGTCGCCCCACCCGCTCTTC
Encoded here:
- a CDS encoding CTP synthase, coding for MTKFVFVTGGVLSSLGKGIAAASLGALLEARGLKVTLMKMDPYLNVDPGTMSPFQHGEVFVTDDGAETDLDLGHYERFTSVPTSRNHTITTGRIYNTVIQKERRGDYLGKTVQVIPHITDEIKATMRKVAKDVDVVLVEIGGTVGDIESQPFLEAIRQFKLEAGYGNAINMHLTYVPYIKAAGELKSKPTQHSVKELRALGIQPEVLVCRADVEIPRSLKDKIAMFCSVAPDAVFSCKDATTIYEVPLNLHLEGLDAKVASLLNLPDREPDLTPWHDLLHRIRNPKGSVRIGIVGKYVEFKESYKSLIEALNHAGYGLETQVELKWIEGEELDHGQVEDFLADCHGILVPGGFGVRGTSGMIKAIRYARENRVPFFGICLGMQMASVEYARHKAGLDGADSTEFEENPRHRVIFKLRELVDVEELGGTMRLGAYPCVLKEGSQAAKAYGSTLISERHRHRYEFNQAEFRAPLEQNGLSFTGLSPDGTFVEIVEIADHPYFLGCQFHPEFKSKPLSPHPLFTAFVKASVGNRA